Proteins encoded within one genomic window of Candidatus Marinimicrobia bacterium CG08_land_8_20_14_0_20_45_22:
- a CDS encoding proline--tRNA ligase, translated as MAESVTKRSEDYSKWYTDVVQMAELADYGPVKGTMVIRPYGYAIWENIRDICDRMFKETGHVNAYFPLFIPESYMKKEAEHVEGFAPECAVVTIGGGKQLEEPLYVRPTSETIIWSMYKKWIKSYRDLPLLINQWANIVRWEMRTRLFLRTTEFLWQEGHTAHATAEEAEAEAMKMLEVYRILAEDYLAMPVYVGRKSDAEKFAGAVRTYAIEAMMGDKKALQSGTSHFLGQNFAKAFDVTFLNKENKLEYVWASSWGVSTRLIGGVIMCHGDDKGLILPPKIAPYQVVVIPIWKSDEEKSLVREKLESLGAELKAKDIRYYIDDNEQATPGWKFNQWEMKGVPVRVEIGPKDVQKNQIVVVRRDIKDKQFIPIDNAGDVIVTLLETIQKDMFNRALEFRNQNTFPVANYEEFKKIIDDGGFVKAFWAGSAADEAKIKEDTKATIRCIPLNQTEKGICFFTGKPSDTIAIFARAY; from the coding sequence GTGGCTGAAAGCGTAACGAAACGAAGCGAAGATTATTCAAAATGGTACACGGACGTCGTCCAGATGGCCGAATTGGCGGATTACGGTCCGGTCAAAGGCACGATGGTGATTCGTCCGTATGGCTATGCGATCTGGGAAAACATCCGCGATATATGCGACCGGATGTTTAAGGAAACCGGGCACGTGAACGCCTATTTTCCGTTGTTCATTCCGGAAAGTTATATGAAAAAAGAGGCAGAGCATGTCGAGGGATTTGCGCCCGAATGCGCCGTCGTGACAATTGGCGGCGGCAAGCAACTCGAAGAACCTCTCTACGTCCGGCCGACCTCGGAAACGATCATCTGGTCGATGTATAAAAAATGGATCAAATCCTACCGCGATCTGCCGCTGTTGATCAATCAGTGGGCGAACATCGTTCGGTGGGAAATGCGCACGCGGTTGTTTCTGCGCACGACGGAATTTCTCTGGCAGGAAGGTCATACGGCTCACGCGACCGCCGAAGAAGCGGAAGCCGAGGCGATGAAAATGTTGGAAGTCTATCGCATTCTGGCAGAAGATTATCTTGCCATGCCGGTTTATGTCGGCAGAAAATCCGATGCAGAGAAATTCGCCGGTGCCGTCCGCACTTATGCCATCGAGGCGATGATGGGCGATAAAAAAGCACTTCAATCCGGGACGTCACACTTTCTCGGGCAAAATTTCGCGAAGGCGTTCGATGTGACCTTTTTGAACAAAGAGAACAAACTGGAATACGTATGGGCGTCGAGTTGGGGCGTCAGCACGCGGCTCATCGGCGGAGTCATCATGTGTCACGGAGACGACAAGGGTTTGATCCTTCCGCCGAAAATCGCGCCGTATCAGGTCGTCGTCATTCCGATCTGGAAAAGCGACGAAGAAAAATCGCTCGTCCGCGAGAAATTGGAATCGCTCGGCGCGGAACTCAAGGCGAAGGACATACGCTATTATATCGACGACAACGAGCAGGCGACGCCCGGCTGGAAATTCAATCAGTGGGAAATGAAAGGCGTACCAGTCAGAGTAGAAATTGGCCCGAAAGACGTTCAAAAAAATCAGATCGTCGTCGTCCGGCGTGATATCAAAGACAAACAATTCATTCCGATAGACAATGCCGGAGACGTGATTGTGACCCTTTTGGAAACGATTCAGAAAGATATGTTTAATCGCGCACTGGAATTCAGAAACCAAAATACATTTCCCGTCGCGAATTATGAAGAGTTCAAGAAGATCATCGACGATGGCGGATTTGTCAAAGCATTTTGGGCTGGAAGCGCCGCCGACGAAGCCAAAATCAAGGAAGACACGAAAGCGACGATCCGCTGTATTCCATTGAACCAGACCGAAAAAGGTATCTGTTTTTTTACCGGAAAACCGTCGGACACGATCGCCATCTTTGCTCGGGCGTATTAA